One part of the uncultured Bacteroides sp. genome encodes these proteins:
- a CDS encoding RagB/SusD family nutrient uptake outer membrane protein, with the protein MKLHKKLFFGAVMATITAIGTGSCTDELAVGNAFLDKAAGASVTQDTVFNNPEYTRQFLAAIYSLQYYGLPYQSSSSAPLTSSYWTGKFDALSDCYQLHFPNSGIYKQYYSGTFNANTGGGIYGYLTENVWVLVRRAYLLLENIDRVPDMDAAEKARLCDEARCLIASSYFNMFRNYGGLPIITKTFTGTETSYDIPRASVEKTVNFMVGLLDKVITGGNLPWGYTGADAQTNTGRWTKAGAMAMKCKILQFAASPLFNDTKGYYGGSTEAEKDSLVWYGGYRAELWTQCKQACADFFTQLNANGVYALTQPSAKTQEAYRYAYRFGYINEASTEILHSVRVSTSTRDSKYQWAYLNNGRNERYSYTPTQEYVEMFPWNDGTPFDWSTAQNAGKLDQMFIKGDTVVGNQDLQHRVLTRDPRLYETIRINGVPQGIDWNSGTISGNIYENWVGGSDAGTQPATETGYFATGYANNKYYAGDIFYTTAHYPQWCVIRLSDIYLTYAEALLQSSNDFTGALKYVDDVRARVGLGGLAACNPSKNLTSNKANLLEEILRERACELGLEDSRYFDLVRYKRADRFETNTHGLRMYRLKKDATGKWVRATDKWWNGDKKTDKANKTAPGFYEPTHFDFEKFELTSGTRVQWSGFDAKWYLQPFPQSEVNKKYGLVQNPGW; encoded by the coding sequence ATGAAACTTCATAAGAAATTATTTTTCGGAGCTGTCATGGCTACAATCACTGCCATAGGTACAGGCTCTTGTACTGATGAGTTAGCTGTTGGAAATGCATTCCTCGACAAAGCTGCCGGAGCATCAGTAACTCAAGATACCGTATTCAATAATCCAGAATATACACGTCAGTTTCTGGCTGCAATTTATTCACTGCAATATTATGGACTACCATATCAAAGTAGTTCGAGCGCACCATTAACTAGCAGTTACTGGACAGGTAAATTTGATGCATTATCTGATTGTTATCAATTGCATTTCCCAAATTCGGGTATTTATAAGCAATACTATTCAGGAACGTTTAATGCAAATACCGGGGGAGGTATTTATGGTTATTTGACAGAGAATGTATGGGTTCTTGTACGCCGTGCATATTTGTTGCTAGAGAATATAGACAGAGTTCCAGATATGGATGCAGCAGAAAAGGCTCGTCTGTGTGATGAGGCAAGATGCCTTATTGCTTCTAGTTATTTCAATATGTTCCGTAACTATGGAGGCCTTCCTATTATAACAAAGACTTTTACCGGTACAGAAACTTCGTATGATATACCTCGTGCATCAGTAGAAAAAACGGTTAATTTCATGGTTGGTCTTCTAGATAAAGTTATTACAGGTGGAAACTTGCCTTGGGGATATACCGGAGCAGATGCACAAACAAATACAGGTCGTTGGACTAAAGCTGGTGCGATGGCAATGAAGTGTAAAATACTTCAATTTGCAGCTTCTCCTTTATTTAATGATACAAAAGGTTATTATGGCGGATCAACTGAAGCCGAAAAAGATAGTCTTGTATGGTATGGCGGTTATAGAGCGGAACTGTGGACTCAGTGTAAACAAGCTTGTGCCGACTTCTTTACACAGCTTAATGCTAATGGGGTATATGCTTTGACTCAACCTAGTGCTAAAACGCAAGAAGCATATCGTTATGCATATCGTTTTGGATATATAAATGAAGCAAGTACAGAAATACTACATTCAGTACGTGTTTCTACCAGTACTCGTGATTCAAAATATCAATGGGCATACTTAAATAATGGTAGAAATGAGCGTTACTCATATACTCCGACACAAGAATATGTAGAAATGTTTCCCTGGAACGATGGTACTCCATTTGATTGGAGTACAGCTCAAAATGCAGGTAAACTGGATCAAATGTTTATCAAGGGAGATACTGTTGTAGGTAATCAGGATTTGCAGCACAGAGTTTTGACTCGTGACCCTCGTCTTTACGAAACTATTCGTATTAATGGTGTTCCTCAGGGTATTGACTGGAACTCGGGAACAATCTCTGGAAACATCTATGAGAACTGGGTAGGTGGTTCAGATGCCGGAACCCAGCCTGCCACTGAAACAGGATATTTTGCTACAGGATATGCAAATAATAAATATTATGCAGGAGATATATTCTATACTACAGCGCACTATCCTCAGTGGTGTGTAATTCGTCTTTCTGATATATATTTAACTTATGCTGAAGCGTTGTTACAATCTAGTAATGATTTTACCGGTGCTTTGAAATATGTAGATGATGTTAGAGCACGTGTAGGACTTGGCGGACTTGCAGCTTGCAATCCAAGTAAGAACCTTACATCCAATAAGGCTAATTTACTTGAAGAGATTCTTCGCGAACGTGCTTGTGAATTAGGACTTGAAGACTCACGCTATTTTGACCTTGTACGTTATAAACGTGCAGATCGTTTTGAAACAAATACTCACGGCTTACGTATGTATCGTCTAAAGAAAGACGCTACAGGTAAATGGGTACGTGCTACAGATAAATGGTGGAATGGTGATAAGAAGACAGACAAAGCAAATAAAACTGCTCCAGGATTCTATGAACCAACTCATTTCGATTTCGAAAAATTCGAATTGACAAGTGGTACTCGCGTGCAGTGGAGTGGATTTGATGCAAAATGGTATCTTCAACCATTCCCACAGTCTGAAGTCAATAAAAAATATGGTTTGGTTCAGAATCCAGGATGGTAA
- the radA gene encoding DNA repair protein RadA, which produces MAKDKTVYVCSNCGQDSPKWVGKCSSCGEWNTYVEEIVRKEVANKRPTSGIETPKAKPISLCDIVTSDEPRIDLKDEELNRVLGGGLVPGSLVLIGGEPGIGKSTLVLQTVLRMPDRRILYVSGEESARQLKLRADRIKHTSSDCLIVCETSLEQIYTHIKNIRPELVIIDSIQTISTETIESSPGSIGQVRECSASILKFAKETNTPVILIGHINKEGSIAGPKVLEHIVDTVLQFEGDQHYMYRILRSIKNRFGSTSELGIYEMRQDGLRQVSNPSELLLSLDHDGMSGVAIASAIEGVRPFLIETQALVSSAAYGVPQRSATGFDLRRMNMLLAVLEKRVGFKLGQKDVFLNIAGGLKVNDPAIDLSVISAILSSNMDTEIEREICLAGEVGLSGEIRPVNRIEQRIGEAEKLGFKRMILPKHNLQGLDKKKINIELVPVRKVEEAFRCLFG; this is translated from the coding sequence ATGGCAAAAGACAAAACCGTATATGTGTGTTCGAACTGCGGACAAGATTCTCCCAAATGGGTAGGCAAATGTTCCTCTTGCGGAGAGTGGAATACGTACGTTGAAGAGATTGTTCGTAAAGAGGTTGCCAATAAACGCCCAACTTCGGGTATTGAAACACCGAAAGCCAAACCTATATCTTTATGTGATATTGTTACATCCGATGAACCTCGTATTGATTTAAAGGATGAAGAGTTAAACAGAGTATTGGGTGGCGGACTTGTTCCCGGTTCATTGGTACTTATCGGCGGTGAACCCGGTATTGGTAAATCTACTCTGGTATTGCAAACAGTACTCCGCATGCCCGATCGCCGTATACTTTATGTTTCCGGTGAAGAGAGTGCACGCCAGCTTAAACTTCGTGCCGACCGAATTAAGCATACTTCGTCTGATTGCCTGATTGTTTGTGAAACTTCATTAGAACAAATTTATACTCACATCAAGAATATACGTCCAGAACTGGTTATTATCGATTCTATTCAGACCATTTCCACAGAAACAATAGAATCGTCTCCAGGCAGTATCGGACAAGTGCGCGAATGCTCGGCTTCTATCCTTAAGTTTGCTAAAGAAACGAATACTCCGGTGATACTCATCGGCCATATTAATAAAGAAGGTAGCATTGCCGGACCAAAAGTACTGGAACATATTGTAGACACAGTGTTGCAATTTGAAGGAGATCAGCATTATATGTACCGTATTCTTCGTTCCATAAAGAATCGCTTTGGAAGTACTTCCGAACTGGGTATCTATGAAATGAGGCAGGATGGATTGCGTCAAGTTAGTAATCCGTCGGAACTTCTGCTATCCCTCGACCATGATGGAATGAGTGGTGTGGCCATTGCTTCTGCTATTGAAGGAGTTCGTCCGTTCCTTATTGAGACACAAGCACTTGTCAGCTCGGCAGCCTACGGAGTTCCGCAGAGATCTGCCACAGGTTTTGATCTTCGCCGCATGAACATGCTACTGGCTGTACTTGAAAAGCGAGTGGGATTCAAGTTGGGACAGAAAGATGTCTTTTTAAATATTGCCGGAGGATTAAAGGTTAACGACCCTGCCATCGACTTATCCGTAATCAGCGCCATTCTTTCTTCAAATATGGATACAGAGATTGAAAGAGAAATCTGTCTGGCTGGAGAAGTTGGTTTATCAGGAGAGATTCGTCCGGTAAACCGTATTGAGCAGCGCATTGGCGAAGCGGAAAAGCTGGGATTCAAACGAATGATTCTACCCAAGCATAATCTGCAGGGACTGGACAAAAAGAAAATAAACATAGAACTGGTTCCGGTAAGGAAGGTGGAAGAGGCTTTCCGTTGCCTGTTTGGATAA
- a CDS encoding FAD-dependent protein has product MIQEIQLRILPEIAANEQRLKEYLSKENGISLKQLNAIRILKRSIDARQRTVFVNLKVRAYINELPCDDEFTHTIYKNVENAPQVIVVGAGPGGLFAALKLIEQGIKPIIVERGKNVRDRKKDIALISREHIVDPESNYSFGEGGAGAYSDGKLYTRSKKRGNTDKILNVFCQHGASTSILVDAHPHIGTDKLPGVIENMRNTILECGGEVHFETRMDALIIENNEIKGIETNTGKTLLGPVILATGHSARDVYRWLAANNVAIEAKGIAVGVRLEHPQMLIDQIQYHNKNGRGDYLPAAEYSFVSQVEGRGVYSFCMCPGGFVVPAASGPEQVVVNGMSPSNRGSKWSNSGMVVEIHPEDFPEYAKYGPLALMEFQEELERQCWMQGGRRQTAPAQRMVDFTKGKLGATLPDSSYSPGLISSPLHFWMPPFITKRLSQGFQQFGKFSHGFLTNEATMIGVETRTSSPVRIIRDSESLQHITIKGLFPCGEGAGYAGGIVSAGIDGERCAENAAKYVQAI; this is encoded by the coding sequence ATGATACAAGAGATACAACTAAGAATATTACCGGAGATTGCGGCCAATGAACAGCGTTTGAAAGAATATCTTTCAAAGGAGAATGGAATTTCCCTAAAACAGCTTAATGCAATCCGCATTCTGAAACGCAGTATTGATGCACGCCAGCGTACTGTTTTCGTGAATTTGAAGGTACGTGCTTACATCAATGAACTGCCATGTGACGATGAATTTACGCACACTATATATAAAAATGTAGAGAATGCTCCACAAGTAATTGTTGTTGGGGCAGGTCCCGGTGGTCTTTTTGCCGCTCTTAAGCTAATTGAGCAGGGAATAAAGCCCATAATTGTGGAACGTGGTAAGAATGTGCGCGATCGAAAAAAGGATATTGCCCTCATTTCACGTGAACATATTGTTGATCCGGAGTCAAATTATAGTTTTGGTGAAGGTGGAGCCGGCGCTTATTCAGATGGAAAACTCTATACCCGCAGCAAGAAACGCGGTAATACGGATAAGATTCTGAATGTATTCTGCCAGCACGGCGCAAGTACTTCCATTCTGGTGGACGCTCATCCACATATTGGTACAGATAAATTGCCTGGAGTTATTGAGAATATGCGCAATACCATTCTGGAATGTGGTGGTGAAGTGCATTTCGAAACACGAATGGATGCGCTGATTATAGAAAATAATGAGATAAAAGGAATAGAGACAAATACTGGAAAAACCTTACTTGGCCCGGTTATTCTGGCCACAGGTCACTCGGCACGTGATGTATATCGCTGGTTGGCTGCCAATAATGTTGCCATAGAAGCAAAAGGTATTGCAGTAGGTGTACGTTTGGAACACCCGCAAATGCTGATTGACCAGATACAGTACCATAACAAAAACGGTAGAGGTGACTATCTTCCTGCAGCGGAATACAGCTTCGTTTCTCAGGTAGAAGGCAGAGGAGTATATTCATTCTGCATGTGCCCGGGAGGTTTCGTGGTACCTGCGGCAAGCGGACCTGAACAAGTGGTAGTCAATGGTATGTCTCCATCCAACCGTGGTTCAAAATGGAGCAACTCAGGTATGGTCGTTGAAATCCATCCCGAAGATTTTCCTGAATATGCGAAGTATGGTCCGTTAGCTTTGATGGAATTCCAGGAAGAGCTGGAACGTCAATGCTGGATGCAAGGAGGTAGACGCCAGACAGCACCAGCACAACGAATGGTAGATTTTACCAAAGGAAAGTTAGGAGCTACCCTACCCGATTCTTCTTATAGCCCGGGATTGATTTCTTCTCCGCTTCACTTCTGGATGCCACCGTTCATTACCAAAAGGTTATCACAAGGATTCCAGCAATTCGGGAAGTTCTCACACGGATTCCTGACGAATGAAGCGACGATGATCGGTGTAGAAACCAGAACCTCTTCACCGGTACGTATTATCCGTGATTCGGAATCATTGCAGCACATCACCATTAAAGGACTATTTCCTTGCGGTGAAGGTGCAGGATATGCCGGCGGTATTGTTTCTGCCGGAATAGATGGTGAACGATGCGCCGAGAATGCTGCAAAATATGTGCAGGCAATCTAA
- a CDS encoding TonB-dependent receptor: MKHILFSLGRWNTKLFVKPPILIFCLAASFLSPVGIQSASAAENIIQQQKKMITGVVTDSQGEVIIGANVKVQGEKLGTTTNIDGTFKLNAPVGAKLVVSFIGYETKTVVAKGEAMKIALADNSTMLKDVEIVAYGVQKKVTLTGAVSSVKSEELVRTPVSSVNNILAGQLSGVTTIQYSGEPGSDAASVFVRGQATWTDSSPLIQVDGVERSMSDIDPNEIESVSVLKDASATAVFGVRGANGVVLITTKRGKDAKAKISVTTSSSILTPTKMVEQANSYEYATFYNQMRANDGLSAMFSDAVMAKFKDHSDPIRFPDTRWADYIMKDQTIQTQHNINISGGSKGVRYFISAGAYTQGGLFKEFGQNYNFGYQYNRFNYRSNLDIDVTKSTILSFNIAGNVSNANKPYTGQGSSGMIKAMYQATPFSSPGIIDGKYISTATDYDDVQLPFVGGSGITYFGNASTTGGFMQTNYNKLQFDLQLDQKLDMLTKGLSFKVKGSYNSDFYVYKNGAASKATYFPVLQKDGGILYKKSGENGAISYSESTGKGRDWYLESSFNYNRSFGLNTITALLLYNQSKDYYYSSSDYPDIPRGYVGLVGRVTYDWNNRYMAEFNVGYNGSENFAPSKRFGTFPAGSIGWIASEENFFKPLKPIVNFMKLRASWGLVGNDKIGGSRFMYLADPYGVNNGSFSSRGGYAYNFGIENSTAYKGAYEDSKNNPDVTWEKAFKQDYGVDVNFLSDRLRTTFDYYYEHRTNILLRDYTAPSIIGFTVPYTNQGVVNSWGWELSAKWQDKIGDKFRYWAGVNLSYNQNKIIEEKEAPMNNNYQYAKGHRIGARSMYQLANFYYDGCEADYKNKYGVDYPTQLVSTIAAGDAVYVDLDKNGKIDENDKTRSNGYTDDPQYLIGFNFGFKWKNLEVSSQWTGAWNVSRMLSDVFRQPFLNASGSTEGGLLKYHLEHTWTVDNPSQGSYYPRASWANAAQNYVESNLYEKDAKYLRLKTLQVAYDLNFPFMKKVGLNQMQLALSGYNLLTFSSYVWGDPETRASSSPSYPLQKTYTLSLKLGF; the protein is encoded by the coding sequence ATGAAGCACATACTATTTAGTTTGGGCAGATGGAACACAAAACTATTTGTGAAACCACCAATTTTAATATTCTGTTTAGCTGCATCTTTTCTTTCCCCTGTGGGGATACAATCTGCTTCGGCTGCAGAGAATATTATTCAACAGCAAAAGAAGATGATCACTGGGGTTGTTACAGACTCTCAAGGAGAAGTTATTATTGGAGCAAACGTAAAAGTACAGGGTGAAAAGCTAGGTACTACTACAAACATCGACGGAACTTTTAAATTAAATGCTCCTGTTGGTGCAAAATTGGTTGTATCATTTATAGGATACGAAACAAAAACAGTAGTTGCTAAAGGTGAAGCCATGAAAATTGCTCTTGCTGATAATTCAACCATGTTGAAGGATGTTGAGATCGTGGCGTATGGTGTTCAGAAGAAAGTTACACTTACCGGTGCTGTTTCAAGTGTAAAAAGCGAAGAGTTGGTTCGTACTCCTGTCAGTTCTGTAAATAATATCCTGGCTGGTCAATTGTCGGGTGTTACAACAATTCAGTATTCTGGTGAGCCAGGATCTGATGCTGCATCTGTATTTGTTCGTGGTCAGGCAACGTGGACAGATTCTTCACCACTTATTCAGGTGGATGGAGTTGAAAGAAGCATGAGTGATATTGACCCTAACGAAATTGAAAGCGTTTCTGTATTGAAAGATGCATCTGCTACAGCAGTTTTCGGTGTTAGAGGTGCCAATGGTGTTGTTTTAATAACAACAAAACGTGGTAAGGATGCAAAGGCAAAAATATCTGTCACTACATCTTCGAGTATTCTAACTCCTACCAAGATGGTTGAGCAGGCAAATAGTTATGAATATGCTACATTCTACAATCAGATGCGTGCAAATGATGGTCTTTCAGCAATGTTTTCAGATGCTGTGATGGCTAAATTCAAAGATCATTCTGATCCAATCCGTTTCCCTGATACAAGATGGGCTGATTATATAATGAAGGATCAAACAATTCAGACTCAGCATAACATAAATATCAGTGGTGGCTCTAAAGGTGTGCGCTATTTTATTTCTGCTGGTGCTTATACTCAAGGTGGTCTGTTTAAGGAATTTGGTCAGAACTATAATTTTGGTTATCAATATAACCGTTTCAATTATCGTTCAAACTTAGATATTGATGTTACCAAGTCAACAATATTATCATTTAATATTGCTGGAAATGTAAGTAATGCTAATAAACCATATACAGGACAGGGTAGTTCAGGAATGATTAAAGCAATGTATCAGGCTACTCCATTCTCCAGTCCTGGTATTATAGATGGAAAGTATATTAGTACTGCAACAGATTATGATGATGTTCAGTTACCATTTGTTGGTGGAAGTGGTATTACATACTTTGGTAATGCTTCTACAACAGGAGGTTTTATGCAAACTAACTATAATAAATTGCAGTTCGACTTACAATTAGATCAGAAACTGGATATGTTGACAAAAGGACTTTCATTTAAAGTGAAAGGTTCTTATAACAGTGATTTCTATGTATATAAGAATGGGGCTGCTTCAAAAGCTACCTATTTCCCTGTTCTTCAGAAAGATGGAGGTATTCTATATAAGAAATCCGGAGAGAATGGTGCTATATCTTATTCTGAATCAACAGGTAAGGGACGTGACTGGTATTTAGAGTCGTCATTTAACTATAATCGCTCTTTCGGACTAAATACGATAACTGCTTTGTTACTTTATAATCAAAGTAAGGACTACTATTATAGTTCATCAGATTATCCTGATATTCCTCGTGGTTATGTAGGATTAGTTGGACGTGTTACTTACGATTGGAATAATCGTTATATGGCTGAGTTCAATGTAGGTTACAACGGATCAGAAAACTTTGCTCCAAGCAAACGTTTCGGTACTTTCCCGGCTGGATCTATCGGATGGATTGCCAGTGAAGAAAATTTCTTTAAGCCATTAAAACCAATTGTGAATTTTATGAAGCTGAGAGCTTCCTGGGGTCTTGTTGGTAATGATAAAATCGGTGGCTCACGATTCATGTATTTGGCAGACCCTTATGGAGTAAATAATGGTAGTTTCAGTTCAAGAGGCGGTTATGCTTATAACTTTGGTATTGAAAACTCTACTGCATACAAGGGAGCTTATGAGGATTCTAAGAATAACCCTGATGTAACCTGGGAAAAAGCTTTCAAGCAAGACTATGGTGTTGATGTAAACTTCCTGAGTGATCGTTTGCGCACTACATTTGATTATTATTATGAACATCGTACAAATATCTTGTTAAGAGATTATACAGCTCCTTCAATAATCGGATTTACAGTACCTTATACAAATCAAGGTGTTGTTAATAGCTGGGGTTGGGAATTGTCAGCAAAATGGCAGGATAAAATTGGTGATAAATTCCGCTATTGGGCTGGAGTGAATCTTTCTTATAATCAGAACAAGATTATTGAAGAGAAAGAAGCTCCGATGAATAACAATTATCAGTATGCTAAAGGTCATCGTATTGGTGCACGTTCAATGTATCAGCTAGCTAATTTTTATTATGATGGTTGCGAGGCTGATTATAAAAATAAATATGGTGTAGATTACCCTACACAGTTAGTTTCTACAATTGCAGCTGGTGATGCCGTTTATGTTGACCTTGATAAAAATGGTAAGATTGACGAAAATGATAAGACTCGTAGTAATGGATATACAGACGATCCTCAGTATTTGATCGGATTCAATTTCGGATTTAAATGGAAAAACCTTGAAGTTAGTTCACAGTGGACAGGTGCATGGAATGTATCTCGTATGTTGTCAGACGTATTCCGTCAACCATTCTTAAATGCATCAGGTTCTACAGAAGGTGGTTTGCTCAAGTATCACCTGGAACATACATGGACTGTTGATAATCCTTCACAGGGATCTTATTATCCACGTGCTTCATGGGCTAATGCTGCACAGAATTACGTTGAATCAAATTTATATGAAAAAGATGCTAAATACTTACGTCTGAAAACTCTTCAGGTAGCTTATGATTTGAATTTTCCATTTATGAAAAAAGTTGGATTAAATCAAATGCAATTAGCATTAAGTGGATATAACTTGCTAACATTCTCTTCATATGTATGGGGTGATCCTGAAACAAGAGCAAGTAGTTCACCTTCTTATCCATTACAGAAAACTTATACTCTTAGTTTGAAACTTGGATTCTAA
- a CDS encoding asparaginase — MKQENTSVLIIYTGGTIGMIENVETGALENFNFEQLQKHVPELKKLDFKIDSCQFNPPRDSSDMEPEAWADLCRIIYENYRKYDGFVILHGTDTMAYTASALSFMLENLNKPVILTGSQLPIGVLRTDGKENLMTSLEIAAAKRRGKPLVPEVCVFFENHLMRGNRTTKINAENFNAFRSYNYPALAAAGIHIKYEPSLIHHCTNGRPLTPHLSVDTNVVIIKLFPGIQENVIAATLAIPGLKGVVLETYGSGNAPRSQWLINQLIAANERGIVIINVTQCSAGTVEMDRYETGKQLLDAGILSGYDSTTESAVTKLMFLLGHGLPPDEVRQMMNISIAGEITIN; from the coding sequence ATGAAACAAGAAAATACTTCCGTATTGATAATTTATACTGGTGGAACAATAGGAATGATTGAGAATGTTGAGACTGGGGCTTTGGAAAACTTCAATTTCGAGCAATTACAAAAGCATGTCCCTGAGCTTAAAAAGTTGGACTTCAAGATTGATTCCTGCCAGTTTAATCCGCCAAGGGACTCCTCAGACATGGAGCCTGAGGCATGGGCTGATCTTTGCAGGATCATCTATGAAAATTATCGGAAATATGACGGATTTGTAATCCTTCATGGCACAGATACCATGGCTTACACGGCATCAGCTCTTAGTTTCATGCTGGAAAACCTCAACAAACCTGTAATTCTCACAGGCTCTCAGCTCCCTATTGGCGTGCTTCGCACAGACGGAAAGGAAAATCTGATGACGAGTCTCGAAATTGCTGCAGCAAAACGCAGAGGAAAACCGCTGGTCCCTGAAGTTTGTGTTTTCTTTGAGAACCATTTAATGAGAGGAAACCGTACAACTAAGATTAATGCAGAGAACTTCAATGCATTTCGTTCTTACAACTATCCGGCACTAGCCGCAGCAGGTATACATATTAAATATGAGCCTTCACTGATTCATCATTGCACAAACGGCAGACCACTTACTCCACACCTTTCAGTAGATACAAATGTTGTGATTATTAAACTATTTCCTGGTATTCAGGAGAATGTGATTGCTGCAACCCTTGCTATCCCAGGATTAAAAGGTGTAGTTCTGGAGACTTATGGATCGGGTAATGCTCCCAGAAGTCAGTGGCTTATCAACCAACTTATTGCGGCTAATGAACGAGGCATAGTTATTATTAATGTCACCCAATGTAGTGCAGGTACTGTGGAAATGGATCGTTACGAAACAGGCAAACAATTACTTGATGCAGGAATTTTAAGCGGATATGACAGCACAACAGAATCTGCCGTAACCAAACTGATGTTTCTTCTGGGACACGGACTTCCTCCTGATGAAGTGCGGCAAATGATGAATATTTCCATTGCCGGAGAAATTACTATCAATTAA